AAATAAGTTGACTTCTACAACTGACCTTTTCTGAGTGCTCATGTGTGAACCTAAAAGACTAGAAAAATCTAAACATGATAAAAGACTATTCTGGTCGGTGGCTCATGTGACAAGGCATCAAACAGAAAGCAAAAAGAGATATACCCATCTAAGAAGGGGACCCCAAGAGCTGTTCCAAGAACTTTTGCTTCCTTTATCATACATGAGAATTCAGAACCCATGTTTCTACGGAGCGAAACTGATGGCATCGGTTGGGAGTTTGTGTCGTATTGTATAACCTGATGCACCAAAATTCCTACCTTCTCAAGAAAATATATGGCATAATCTTCTAGGCAGGCAAGGTATTCTATAAAGAGAGTCAACCTCACACAAACCCAACCGCCGTCTATAAGTGGACAATTTAATGGAAGGAATTGACCCATCTACAAAATGCAAAATGTGAATAGAAGTTTAGTATATGCTTGAAATGCTTATCTGATGATGTGTTTACACATACATGCATATGTAGTTTATTCACATTTAAGACAGACAGTATTGAAGTTTAAATCTCAAAAGGTATGGTTAAAACCAGTAACTAGGTGCAGAACAAATACATCCAAAATGCACATTTTTTAACAAAGAATAAGAACCATATAAGTTGGCACATTTTGTCTAACACTACTGGCATCTCAGATAATTATCCATTTCTTCTTTCCAAGCATTTTTCAATCAGCTACAAATTTATATAATGTTACTGCATTTGCaccaaaaataacaaaaaaaattaaacaaaaaacaATTGGTGATACTTTATACTGCTCAGTAGATTCAATAGTTAATTGGTTGTTTCTTTGCTTTCTTTTGTGAAATTGCTCTGAGCGTGTAAATTACTTGGCCTTCCTTTAGCCCATTATATGCTTAATCAGTGGACATAGAAGAGTCCAACAAAGCTCAAAGCCATTTGAAACCACTAACAAACAAGTTGGAACGGCGAATCTAAAAAAAAACTGTGAAGATGCAAAAGAGATTCCACGATGTAAAGCAACATTACTGTGTTAAGCTTACCACTTCCAAGATAACTTTCCATACAAAACAACATAAATTATGATTGaaacttttttttaatcttacctATACAAATATAAACATTCAAATTAATCAATTAGCCCAAACAGAAATCAATAGGgagaaatttcattttcgaataacTTTACTTCAGtcccttcaattcctcttcctcgtcattttcttctttctgttttatttttaaaacactTTTATGTATCTTGTTTCAATCATCGATGCTATGATTCTATAGGACAACAAGGAAACTCATCTAACATCAAGTAAAAATATGAACAAGGAAGATCTAATTGACGCATATCAAGATTACAAGTTTCCAGTGCGAGATAAAATAAACAGTAGGTGCTTTTGTATGAACAAGGAAGATTTAATTGTATGCAAAAGGATTGATTGACAAAGCATTGAGGGTGATGGTACTTTCACATAATCATAGTTACTCAAAGCTGCTTTCATTTGAGCTTTAGTCAAGAGCACTGCAATTTTagttaaacactatcaattacgaTGCAAATACTTTTGGTTGCAAATAGAATTTACACAATCGATAATTGGCTAGTGACCACTCAAGCGGTACAtcatagaaaaaagaaacaaagaaaatttGAAAATGCAATTCGAAATCATGCTAAAATGAAGGCATGAGCCCACTAAGAATTCACAAAAAAATTAATCTCTTgacgggctaattacatattaccccctgTAGTTAGCTACCTTAGCATCTCGATCcgtatactttaaaaagttatattagcatccctatagttacgaaagtgaaacatctaggctCATTTACCCTAACATCATCGGTTTTACTAACGAAAACAcgaaaacaaaggaaaaaaaattaattttaatattccagTTGGTGATGACAGACGGCGTCGGTGGTGGCCGACAGCGGCGCCGCTAGGGACCACGGGTGTTTGTTGTGGATGAAGAGAGTGGCGACAAGAGGTGAGGGCCGCTCTACATTTGCGTCGACACCGACGCAGTTGCCGACACAAATACAAAGCAACGCTGCTCAACATCTACATCGATGGCCTTTTAGTCGCTTGGCAACTGCGTCGATGCCAACGCAGATGCAAAACGACATTCACCTCTCGTCGCcattctcctcatccacaacaaccaccCGCGGTTCCTAGCAACACCGTCATCCGTCACCACCGACACCGTCCGCTATCACCAACTTGAACATTAAGATTATCTTTTTACTCTTTGTTTTCGTGTTTCCATTGGTAAAACCGACGGCGTTATGGTAAATGaacctagatgtttcactttcgtaactataaggatgtcaatataatttttttaaagtgtAAGAACCGAGatgctaaagataactaactacAATGTGTAATCTATAATTAGTTCTCTCTTGACTGACTAGTGACCAATCAAATGAtccattatacatatatatgagcgTTTAAGAtggcaatttgaaatctttattgaGCTAAAATATGTGCCTTCACAAGAATCCACAAAaggcaaaaagaaaaatcaaatcctAACTAATGACTGAAGGTGTTCCGATCACTGCACGCAGAGAGCTGTCCAGGAGCCCtgcagagagaaaagaagaaaaaggaaaaagaaaaagcggAAACTAAAAGCACCAGAGGATGTTATAGAAAAATCAAATGACATCGGCCATTTTAAACGGACAAGAAACAAGAACATGGACAGAGGATAAGAAACACCAAGGACCTGTGACTAGGATGAGGCTACAGTTGAGGGATATTAGGGCTCTGAGACGGTGGAAGAGATTGCGAAGATAGATCTTCTCCTTCGAGCATGCCGGCAAGCGTCCGGCATTCTGGAACTGGATCAGCCAGCAAGAGAGATCCACGCACAGCCTCCTGTTCCTGCGGAAGAAAGAAACGCTCTCTCGAGATCGGCAATGGCAACAAAGAGCACCGCAGTGGGATTAGACTGACGGGGAAGCTGTACTCACTGAAGGTGGTGAAGGGGGAGGGTTTTCTTGCACGATTCCAAGATGTCCCACAAGTTCTTGACGCCCATCTCGGATCGAAGGTACGATAGCTCGCATGGATCGGGAGGAACGGAGATCGATCCGTTGGGGAAGAAGAGGGAACATCAAGTCGGAGTTCAAATAGAGGTGAAACCCTTTCGCGATAATTACAATGACCAAAGTAACCCTGGTGATCCACTTGGTTTTCGCGGTTGGTGCTGAGGCACCCCAACTAGACACCCAATGGGAAGAATTTCTCGTACCAATAAAATCCACGGTCGATGGTGAGATCGATGGGTTCGATGGTTAACGTGATCCAGGTATCTTTTCTGGGCTTCTTAGCGCGGGTGTCCAAAGCATTCCTCTGATTTAATCCCTGATGTCCGAAAAGAAAATTTACTGAACCCAGGCGGTTACCTGTCCTGAGATCGATGGGTCATCCCGTGTAGGACCCATGGCTCTCACTGATGGATAGAGCTCACGTGCAGGCACGTGCAATCGAAGTTACGCGGGTACCATCCAATGTAGATTAGATTAACCTAATTATATGATCAAATGTGTAATAAATATCATAGCATTGTAATAAAAATTTATCCTCAGTAGTTAAACCCCTTTAGTATTTCaatctttaaatttaaaaaatttatattcacattattataattataaaaacaaaatatttataaaatatttaaccgACATGATAACACgtgtaaaattatttatttttatcaatgataaattaattattttaaaaattaattaaaaggtatAAAAAAATCATTGGCTTAAGCAACCGTGAGATTGATTTCTTCCCCAAATTGATctcttaaaatttaaaactacTTAACATTGTCATATTATAAATAAGCATTGCCCTAAATGTTAAGAAATCAATTTAGGAAAAAAAATCCCAAGCCAATGATCCATTTCTTCCACCTTTTAATTAAGACCTAAAATGATCGTTTCATCATTAGCAAAATTGATAATTTCATATATGTTGTCGCATGTTATATCTATACCGACGACATTAGGGTAgataaagttaaatattttacttttataattgtaAAGAtaccaatgtaaattttttaaatatagagAACGAgatgttaaaaaaataataataagccaTATGTGTCTTCTGTATACTGTGACCATATGAAGATCATAAGTTGCTCCTACAAATGGAAGTTAGAACAACAACTAAGGAAACTAGACCTCCATCTTTCAATGATATCAAGAAGAGCGCTACTATCGCTATAAGggaaaaggcagagatagaggcATTTCCCATCAAGAACTGTCCTGATTTCGAGTGTTGGTCTGACTCTCGATGATAACAAGAACAACATAGTAGAACAGCAACAAAGGAAACTAGACCTCCATCTTTCAATGATATCAAGAAGAGCGATACTATCGCGACAAGGGAAGAGGCAGAGGTAGAGGCATTTCCCATCAAGAACTGTCGCTGATTTCGAGTGTTGATCTGACTCCATCTTCGAAAGAGCAGGGATTAATACCAAGCACCCGAATCAATATGCTGATGTCCATAGAGATGTCGGATGGGGATATAACTCCACGGTTGACCTACAAGGAAAATGTGTTCATTGAATCAGATTAGAACTTGAAGCATCATATTATAGCAAAAAACATGAGAATTTAaaaactatcaaggtaccatataTGCAGAAAATTAGAATCATTTCATGATGGAAGTAGATAAATGTTGAAGTGAAAGACTTACTGAAGATGCCGACACTGACTTGATCAAGGAATGGTTGTATCCTCTAGTCCTTGCAACTGTCTCAGCCATTTGGAACCTTGACACTCTATTTGGTCCACCCACATTCAGAAGCAACTGCATTTGCTTACCATCTGAAACGAGAGAAACAAACAAATGTTAATCTCAACTTAGATCTGAAGACTTGATGCCAATCTCGAAAGCCTGTTTCTTGTAAAGACAAAGCATTTATGTAACTCCAACACGACATAGGAGAACCAAACAAATAATAGAAAAGCCAAAATAAAGACAGTATCAGTATATTAAATGTGCAAACCAGGATAAGTAATGGACTGGAATTTGCAGTTAGGAAAGCTACATAAACCCGAATAGTCGAGGCACAGGAGATGAGCTTAAACATCGAATGCACACTAATTAAATCTTTACATCAAGCtcatatttacaacaaaagttcccTCCAACCAAGACACACCAGACAACTGCAGTTTAAACTAAACTAACTACAAAAGCTAACAACAGTGACCAAACATCAAATTTTATTGCAAAGCAAATAcacaaaactaaaaaataatcCAATAACCTTCAAATAAGAGAATACTCTGCGTCCAACCCCAAACATCATAGTTCTCATTATTTGTAATTCTGAGTACGAAAATATTAACAACGTACAACATTACATCTCTGTTACAAGGTGTACCATTTATTTCCATTTCTGTTCACAAACTATGGATTTAGTAGTTTAGAAATATTTTAATTTCCGACAAAGCACTCTAAACAGTATAATTTTCTTTTCACTTCACCTGGCTGTTCCACTGTGTGTGAATTTCTTGAAAAGGATGGAAAGGATCAGTTTGGTTTAAAGGAATCCTAGACCTTAAGATAGTGAAAATTACAAATGAATTTACCCAAGCAGGACATTGGTTTTATGTCAAAGAGAGTTATTCaacttctgaatgattttggagaATGCTAAACTTCACAAAGCACATTATCAAGAATCACAACATAATTATAGGCCTTTGGACAAGACAGCATAGTTTTGTTTCTTCTGTTATACTTTTCTTTGATAAGAGTAAAATATATCTTCTCCATAACCAGTCAACATTTAGAAATACATAATTTTCTTTAGAGATCCTTTAGCAAAAAACAGAAGACAAGCTGAAAAGTGCAACCTGATATCCACTTTTTGCTCAAAGCTATTATAACATTGACCACATCCTTGACATACACGGGGCAGCGGAACTCATCATGAAAAAATTCAACTTCTTGACCTTGCTTAAGGGCACTATCAATCCACTGCATGGAGAAGACACTAGTATTTgtcagaagaaggaaaaaaaaggaatttATGTTAACTTCcattagatcatgataactagGGAACAAATTTATAGATATAGTTCACAATATGTTCTAGAACTATAGGGTTACGAAGAGCAGTTATCTAGGCAATGTTGGCTTAATCATAAGGTGGTAATGCAATAATTGGGTGTTATAAACTATCACAGTGAAACAGGTAATGCAACAGGTTTGAACATCATGATCTAGTTCTAGTTAAAGAGCCACTCTAGATCTAGATCTAATCTTGAGATGTAGATCTTGTTTCAACATCATGAGCTTGTCATGACATCCATTTATCATAATTAAGCTCAATAGCCAAGGTTCTAAGAAATCTTGAGTTCTCATTTTTTTTCACCACATTTACTTGTTACATATGGTTGGAAGGTGACTTGGATATACCAAATGCTCACCTGAATTGGAAGTGACTTAGTAACAGGTGAAATTGTCTGTGGGCCATATATTATACTACTCCGCAGGATCGCATAGTTTGAACAGTTTGCAATTATATGCTTCTCTGCAGCGATTTTTGTTTTTCCATACATATTTACAGGAAGAGCTTCGTCATCTTCTTTGTAAAATGATCTCACACCTTCATAAACTGTTAGTTCAGTGAAGCCACATTAGATTAAATACTTAATACCTGCATGAAAGAATCAGTTATCTAAAGGCACAAAGCAAACGGAAAGTAAAAGTCGCAAAGCAAAGTCTCCATCTCGAAGCAATCACAAAACAaacatgatgcataatgatcaaagaaaatgataaagaaaactattgaatcagcAAAATTAGTACAAGTGTCACTTTGTTCAGCATAAAATTCAACAATTTAACTATCATTTAGAGCGAACACCTTGTTATACTTGGGGTCAAATATCTAAGGTTGGTTAGACCAGGGTACAATGATAGATCAAAGAAAAAAGTACGAAAGGCGTTCAAGAAAAGTTCAAATTTAGATGACATCAAAGATACAAAAGAAACAGTATACTGTAAATAAGTAAGATTGTCCAGCCAGTGCTATGAAAAATCCAAGTATCATATAGCAGTCAAACTGGTAAGTACCATCAGATATTTATTGATCCGAGCAAGGACCACTACCTAACCATATAGATTGGTGTTAGACTTTATTTATTGTTTCAAATATCAGTCAGTATTGACTGGTGCCTTCATTTGAAAGAAAAATTTTGGTCTACAAACAATAACAGTAAGACAATTGTTGCATTGAAGTTACAATGTCATGAACATTAAGCATTCATGGTTTTTGTTTCTAATTAACTCTGGATCGTAGAAAAGTACAATTGGATAGCATATTCTGCCAAGTCAGCCAAATTCTTAACGATGACTACCTCATGGACTAACTTAACAAATCCCAATCTTTCATGCAAATAATACAAACCTTTCATCCAAGTTCCCAAAgttatcaaatcatagatgggattTTACACCATACAAGTCAGGCCAACAAGTTTCACCTACCATTTCATTTTGTCTAGGCCTTTGGAATTATTTTTCATGGAGCAAATTTTTCGTGCATAAAGAGCCAACATATAATATACATTTTAGGCATCACTTGGTTGAGTACACAAATATTTCACAAATAAACAGACATGTGAAACGCATGTTTCACAAATAATGATTCACAGTAAAAGAAACATAATTAGCTTACCTTGATCTGTTGAAAGATGAATTAAAAGAGAGTTGTTATTCTTGAAGCTTGATAGCCAGTTTACAAGGGAAGATGGCAGGTTAATAGACATGGCAGCTGCAGGATCCATTTCACAAGTACGAGGAACAGATAGTGCGGCACAATTAACAACAACATCTGGCTGAAAggtacggagtttaaacaaagttAATTTAAATAAAGAGTCAACTCATCAAGTCTATTTTTCATAATAAATCAGGAAATAAATGAGGCCTCTGTTCTCTAAATCTGTTCACTTTTTATATGCGGTCTTCCTGTATGAAGGCAGGTACCAGACAGCTAAACCTAAGCACATGGTTTAATTCAATCAGGTTATCTTGCAGGTGAACTATGCATGGTCAAACAAACCATGTCAACGAGAATCACATAGGAAAGTGATGGCTGCAGATAATACAATTCCCTGGACTAAACACATTTTAATAACAACATAAAGACCCAAAACAGATATCCAGCAAAAGAGAAATATGCATTCCTCCTACAGCTGACACGAATGCTGCACTTCAAGAACCGGATGTCTATTTTCGCGGCTCCTTTGGCTCCATAAACAATCACGGTTTCTTCAGTGACCAACTTCACATGCTGCATTGGCAAAGATCACAATGGGGAAGATTCTTTGTGCTGATGAGAAAGAAAGACGAAGAACCCAAGATGTTCAGAAGTAGACCGAAGCAAGAAATACTGCTAATTACAGGTCTAGTTAGAGGATGTACAACATCAAGTTAACAACATTAACTTCGAGAGATTTGAAAGAGACAACTGGTCGTCTAATTTGAAGCCCTCGAGGAGGAACAATCTGCATCGCCCGAAACCTGATGGAACTCCCTAAGTAATCGAATCGTTCTACTGCAATTAGACATATTCTTCTGCTgatttttacgtgcaaggatctaAGATGACGGCCAAGGGAGCATCGATGCGAAGAACATCCGACCTGGCCAAAGGCGGTGGAGATGGCATCAAAGCCGTCGCCGGTCCGCAGGTCGACACGGAATGGGAGCACCGGAGAGACAGCATCGACAAGTTCCGCAGGAGGGCTCGGACGGTGGTGGGTGAACGCTAGGGCGTACCGCTCCGATCCGGCGCCTCGCGAGAAGCCCTGGAGGAGGTGCTGCCCCAAGTATCCGCTGCCCCCCACCACCAGCACTCGTTTCCTCGCCTCCGCCATTCTCTGCGTCGGCTCCTCCCGCAGATGCTTCGGAGATCGCTTCGCGCCTCCGATGGGATCGCGGGTTCAGAGGTAGGGATGTCAATTATACGCGCGGTATGTTTACCCGCGGCGACCCGACCCAGATAGTGGATAAACAAAAAATGGAGGTGAGTATGAAGATATTTATATTTTCCGACGAGGACAGACTGAGCACTCCCGCATCAttacttttattatttaaattagacaaaataaattttgatgaaatagattatgattttaattaacattattttattttatttaattaaataaaatattttattatttaagctCATGGGTATTCAACTTTATTTTCATCTATCCTCCTTTGTTTTTTATCAGCAAATTATGATTTGTTCGATGATCGATGATCATAAATAATGAACTATgaacgatgatgatgatgcctcggtattattttttctttctccttctcctcctatcaaatacttctttcttcctcctccattTTCTTTGCTCCTCTCTTTATCGCAGCACCCCCACCCCCTTATCACAATCATCATAGCCCTCCCATCTCCTAATCACAATCGTCCTCACCCATTCCTTGCACCTTTTTTCGATCCTCATCTTTTCCTTTCTCTCCTATAggttatattaattttgattttgtttatatgtgaatatatttatcttttattatgtgtaattttaatattattaattaaattagatagtaattttaatttttttaattaaaaaaattaattatgaagaTAGAAAGAACCCACAAGGTTTTATCTCCAACAAGGATTCTCCATCCCTGGATGAAGATGAAGGATGGATGATGAGACGAGGATGGAGACTAAGGAAACATTCCTCAACCCATTGACATCCGATATCGAGTCGTTCATCATGTTATTATGCATATCTCAATTATTTTCATTCGTTAATATAAAATGCaaacttttatagcttttctttgTTACATTAAACTATCGATAAACAACTTGAAATCTATCAATAGATATGTGCTAACaacctcaaaatatccataaatAAGAATgcatattaatatataaaaattatcaaatttagacaaaaaaaataatattaaattttggaCAAAATTGTACAAGTGAATAATTAATCAAGTTCTAAAATGAACAAATTAATTGAGTATTCAACCCATTGTTGCTCCTAATCACAACTGTATTGTTGTGATTACATCCAAAAATTAATTACATCCAAAAATTTAAGCGAATATTCATGACATTTGTATTGTTAAAAGCTTCCCCAACTTGAGTAATAACATGATCACAACTGGAAAAGAATCAATCTAATTATGACAACAAAAACTCATCCTCAAAGTAATTGATGCATTTGTTTATGTTCAGCATTACAaacctatatgagaaaaaaaacaaGCACCACATCAAGAGAGGATAAGAACATCAAACCAtcccaaaacaaaacaaaaaaaaaaaacacacacacacacacacagatctTGGGAGATGTTAAGCCTGGTCTTCATCTTCATCGATCTTGGGAGCCAAGTAGTATCTGATATAGCCCATGTCTGCAATCTTGTACTCGACAACCATAGGGAGATCTGAGGACATGCTTACTGTGACAGTATTTGACAAAGGTGTTGCCTTAGTAAATGAGATCAGATAGCGAAGAGCAAACGTCAAGGAAACTGGGTCCTTCATCTCTATTACAGTTGATTCTTCCGGCTGC
This DNA window, taken from Musa acuminata AAA Group cultivar baxijiao chromosome BXJ3-7, Cavendish_Baxijiao_AAA, whole genome shotgun sequence, encodes the following:
- the LOC135581847 gene encoding uncharacterized protein LOC135581847 produces the protein MAEARKRVLVVGGSGYLGQHLLQGFSRGAGSERYALAFTHHRPSPPAELVDAVSPVLPFRVDLRTGDGFDAISTAFGQPDVVVNCAALSVPRTCEMDPAAAMSINLPSSLVNWLSSFKNNNSLLIHLSTDQVYEGVRSFYKEDDEALPVNMYGKTKIAAEKHIIANCSNYAILRSSIIYGPQTISPVTKSLPIQWIDSALKQGQEVEFFHDEFRCPVYVKDVVNVIIALSKKWISDGKQMQLLLNVGGPNRVSRFQMAETVARTRGYNHSLIKSVSASSVNRGVISPSDISMDISILIRVLGINPCSFEDGVRSTLEISDSS